The stretch of DNA AAACAAGAAGtggttagcatagactcaaacaagttgtgtgtgtgtctctgtgtgagtgtatgggggagcgggtggtgtggtcacccctcccgtgaccggccacctgcaatgtacggacaggtttgctatggcccaagggtgtccgataatgagagggactgctgtacgtGCAGCGCAGTGTAGTACTGGAGTGGAGTGTGGGGCAgcgtagtgtagtgtagtgcagtgcagtgcagtgccgtgCAGTGTAGTGTCATGTAGGCTAGTGTAGCGTAGACgcctttcatttgtttcattGATCCTAATACTGTAGACTTTTTTGaatggtaaatgttgaaggatgaaagaaaatatattgtgagtggacggatgtatgttattcattaaaagccccacaatgatgtgcttgtcacacacacacaaaaccaaaaaaaacaccctgtTGAAAttcattgaaataaaaagaaacaaggggaagaaaaaaaaaatgaaaaaaaccgctGTATTTAAAGTTGAAATTCATTGAAATAAAGAGAAATTggtggaagaaaaacaaagaaataaaatctttaaaaaatcgCTGTATTTAAAGTTGAAATTCATTGAAATAAAGAGCAAttagggagagagaaaaaaagaagaaaaaaagaaaagaaaaaaaatcgtaatattttaccTATCCGACCCAAACCACCCTCCACCTCCCAGaatagaggctctaaacaacaattaataataataattaaaggcatgtattacttcgtggaatgcgatatttttacatttttacatttttacaaatcgttgttttaggttcgacgtgatttgtaaaatgtttttacatttttacaaatcacgggttgaCAATCCCTCTATTGGAACACATACGAAGACTCAACAGCTTGACTGCATGATCCCCGTGCAGAGTTTCAATGTTTTGTTGAATTATTTTTTAacattgacataggtgtcaaagaacgacattaattcatcaaaaatgtccactctggacacacaaaaaaccactAGCCTGCTGATGGTTGGTCTGTGTTATTGTTTCcttgtattttgttttgatggtttccttttggtgtgtgtgtgtgtgtgtgtgtgtgtgtgtgtgtgtgtgtgtgtgtgtgtgtgtgtgtgtgtgcgtgcgtgcgtgctctctctctcaaagacacacacacacacgtgcgtgtTCTCACTCACGCACTCTCTTTCACACATTATTGCTAACACACATattataacacacgcacgcgtaccacacacaaactgaaacacactcacacacatccacacacaccaccaccaccaccaccaccaccatgcttattcaaatacaaaaacacCAGAGACTTTCATTTCTTGTTTTGCTTAAATTCTTACAAAATTTTAATTGTTCACGCCACCAGAGGCCAACCATTTGAAGCTTAGTTTTCTGCGATAATTGTTCACAACTGACTACCAATAGTGACAATTCAAAGATTACAAACTGCATCAAAATGTACACTTTTTTGTTTGGCAATCGttgcatgtacagtggtacacacacacacacacactgacacacacacacacacacactgacacacacacacacacacacacacacacaagcgcgcacacacaaccGCACACAGTGCAGAGCAACTGCTCGCACGCACgatttcatatatatatatatgaaaaccgGTGGAAAAACTGAATTTGATGCACAGTGTGAGTGGCAAGGTAGATACGCAAACTGTACctgtagtctgtgtgtgtgggaaagtTGAAGATTTTCGTCCACCTGATTTGTCTGGGGCTTACCTAGATGAAGAACTTGTAAACTGTGTGATGAATCAGTTGAGTGTTTTAATGGAAACACCGCTAAAGAAATCCAGGGTGGTTTTCATTGAGAGAATATTAACGGGGTTAATGCATGTTTGAGTGCATTGCGTAAACAGTGGACTACTGTTTTTGTCAGTTGTAGTCTTGACTGTGTGTtttatggcattccgtttgtcaaataattatttggatactttttcatgtttttttcaccagttttagctaaataatcattatttagaagctcatgtgctaaataagtaattgtttataaacaatgtaaaacaattctaaataaaaaaatttttacgtaaaccattcattatttacctaaacaattcattgtttacgtaaataattcattgtttacataaataatgatttatttacgtaaacaatatattatttagacttacatttcattgtttataaacaatcagcaatgttgctaaataaatcattatttacgtaaacaatgaattatttacgtaaacaattcattgtttagggaaagcagttttcattatttaggggaatcaagaattgacttctaagcttcattttttttctttgtgtatatactataattcaatacaaggtatctccaaacattatttatcagaaaatgttcgtaaatttgtttattttacaagctgaaattgccgtacgaaaagaactgaatgcgaaaacaaacaaaaggtcaaggtcatgacagggagtgtttagtgtttgcattctctcccttgaagttgttgaaaaaaagttttccgtcctaagttttctgttctgtctcaacaaAAGCTTTCTCTTTTCATTTCTCTTACTGCatgattaaacttttttttatctgtaggttacacaacacaacacaacttggtatgagctctgacgcgatgacgtcacacagtcgTGTGCAGAGTTGTCCGGCCTTGCCCGGCTCAGGCATTCCGGCGGAACTCGCGAGAAGGCAACACGCGAAATCTGCACTCTGAATCTCCCGGATTTATCGACATGGTCTCTAGTTGTAGTGTTAAACATTGCCATAACAGACAagatagagatagggacagaagGTTCTTTTCTGTTCCATTTGTTGTCAACGGAAAGGGCAAAGAGACAAGGGATTTGACTGCACGACGCCAGCGAGAATGGTTggcacagcttcagctgaagaaTTTCAACTTTGAATCAACAGCTAGGAGATACATGTGCTCTGATCATTTTGTCAATGGTAAGTACTCATGCTTTTGTTCAGGTGCCTTGgttagtctgtgttttatgcaagctgtgttgtgatggTTGTGTGCGGACAGTCGGTCAGTCCTGCACCGAGTGCAGTCTATGACTGAGTGAGTCAGTCTTACACTTACTCTCAGTATAACAACTTATCATGGTTGCCCAAAACCATGACTTGTGAGAATGCCATATGTGTGAAATACTTGGATTTGATaatcagaatttatttgaacactaaatggtcattgttgatacaacttcatagttcagttttaaagggtagatctgtgtctagatttactcattcattttgtttgggtgacttatttttaaaataactcccaatccataatttacaatacatttgcctttgatttttttctgcagGGCAACCATCTGTGGGAAGTAAACAGTCCGAGCTGGACACCTACTTTGAAACTTGGGTATGGTGCAGGGACAGCctgacagccaacaaggacagtaCCAGAGACTCAAGGAGAGGAAGAAGCTTGTGGGGAGTGAGTCAACTCCTTCTCACCCTAATTTAGCAGAGGGTGATGGCGACGGTGAAGGTACTTCGGATACAGCAGAACTGGCTGCTCCTCTTCCCGAGAGAGGTGACTGTGGCGGTACTTACTGCCAGACTGAAACCTATGACAATTTTGCCTGGATTTCTAAAGATGAAGAAAAGCAGCTACGGGATGAACTAAACAGGCTGGTGCTAGAAACTCGGGAACTTAAAGACGAACTTgccaagaaaaaaagacacttgATTCTTTGAGGGACAATGACGATACTGTACGATATTTTACTGGGATTTCTAATTTCTTCACACTTGTTACATTATTTGATTTTCTTGCACCGCATTTGCCAACACACTCGCGCAGAGCACTGCCACacaccccgcgggttagggggagtcccatattggttgggacgagaaagaatttacccgatgctacccagcatgtcataagaggcgactaacggttctgtttctcctttaacccttgttaagtgtttcttgtatagaatatagtcaatgtttgtaaagattttagacAAGCACATCACTGCAAATAGTGGGTATCTAGACAATATTGTACAAAATGATGTGATTTTGGCCGACAGGGGATTTGACATTAATGAACTAGTGGCTATGAGTATGAGAGGTGCACAAGTGAAAATCCCTGCCTTTACAAGAGGGAAGAGTCAGCTTACAGCTTATGAGATAGTCAACACGCAAACTAGCTAATCTGAGAATTTATGTTGAGCGAGTTATCGGTATTCTTTGTGGAAAGTACAAAATTCTGATATGCTGActgatcttttgtttgcaagggaagaggaagaagtggtAACACGGCTGGAcaaaatgatatttttgggTGTGAAGAGAAGCGAGATTGTGGTGTATAGACGGTGCCAGAGCACAGGTCATATGCATAACTAATGAGCGGAATGCCGTCTTCCCATTGGCCAGCCGGCCCAAGATCAGTCTCTCTGCCATTTCTGCATCTGCGGTAGCCAGTGCCAGACGTCCCAAACAACTGTGCGAAAATTTTCAACGTTTCAAGGATTTTGGAAAGAGAAGGTACACGTACTTTtaccttgttttgttttgttttgttgcttgaTTGTCGAGAGGGGCGATTGAGATCGAAACAGCGGTAATAGGCTCGAGTGGGGCCAATTAGTTGTCTGCAAGGAAAGTTTGGAGTTTGGGAAACTGGGAGACAGCGTGGCACCGTAGGCAGAAACACGTGGTTTCACGTTTGCCGGGAGTGACACTCGAAGGAACGAGGGTGATAGCTAGGTAGACGGTGATGGTACAATTAGCTGACAGCCGTCAGTAAAAGTGTTCAGGGAGAAAAGAAGACAGTATCATCTTCTCCTGGCATTAAAATTGGTCCGAGCAGTGGCAACGCGAATCGCTCGGTCACGTGACTAGTTTCTTTGTGAAGAAAGACGGCGGGAGCGAAAATGTTTACAAGTTGTGCGGTGGTCGGGCACTCTTTCACGTGGAGGTTTCAGCGATTTGTGAACACAGATGAGGGGGTGCGGCCAGATTTAGGTTTTGATGGTTTTGAGCAGATATTCGATGGGAGAGGGGGCCGAAAAATAAGCGACGTTGAATCAATGCTAGAACAGAACAGGGCCATTTTCACCCGGAAAAAATGGGGAGTGATAGTGCTAATGGTGGGGGACAATAATATTGTTCCCGGAACGACACCGAATAAAGTGTTTCGTGAGCTGTGGCatctgtgtgtgagggtgcaAACATTGGCAAACTCAGTAGTGGTGGTGTCAGGGATGACACAGAGATACAGTGGCTGGGGGGGTTTCAATGACATAGCCAGGGAGGTGAATAGGCTTCTTCATCAACAGCTGAAAACGGCACACAGGATAGTGGGTTTGTTCCCCCACTACGTGGCTTTCCCTCCAGCAGAGAAGTTTGCTCAGTATCAGAAACATTTTTTAGCAGATGGGATTCATCTGTCAGGGTCGGGGCACATGCTACTGTACAGAGCACTGAGAAAAGTTCTGTTGGACAGTCGGCATATAGACCAATGAGGTAAGAAGGTGTTGTGGTTGTTCAGCGGGTGAGAGGGAAGTGGGGGCTAATAGTGATAGCCGGTATCCTCTCGTGCTGATGGCAGAACCACAATAGGGGTAGATGCAGCACGGACGGGGTACCAAGGTTTATTCCCAGACTGAAGTGGTTGGGTTCTACCGAAGACGCCAGACGCAGAGCTTTGATGCCGGGAGTGGAATAGGATGGGGTATCCTTTCCAGCTTTTGGAGTGACGTCATTGTTGGTTCTGGTTTGGTAGAACCGGTTGTGACTTCATGGGGAATGTGTATTGGTACAGCCCGTGCTGCATGATCAGATTGACAGTGTTTTCTTAGGTGTACTCTCGTGCTGAGGGCAGAACCACAATAGGAGTGTAGATGCAGCACGAACGGGGTACCAAGGTTTATTCCCAGACTGAAGTGGTTGGGTTCTACCGAAGACGCCAGACGCAGAGCTTTGATGCCGGGAGTGGAATAGGAGGGAATATCCTTTCCAGCTTCTGGAGTGACGTCATTGTTGGTTCTGGTTTGGTAGAACCGGTTGTGACTTCATGGGGAATGTTTTATTGGTACAGCCCGTGCtgcatatatataaaaaaaaaaaaaaaaaaaaaaaaaaaaaaaaaaaaaaaaaaaaaaaaaaaaaaaaaaaaaaaaaaaaataggccccTGATGCTTAGTGGCCTTTGAAATGTTTCAGGATGTCGAAGCGTCCAACCAAGCGACCGGGGCGTCCCTCAAAGCAGCCCCCGAAGAGGTTTCGAGACGAGGAGGCTGAAGGAGAGGACGAAATGGGCGTGAAGGAGTCGCTAACCCAGCTCCTTGCTGAGCAGAAGGCCCTGAGGAAGGAGATTGCGGAGATTCGGGCCGCCAAGACGCCGGCGCCTGAGGCATCGCCCGCAGGATCGACCACCTCTACGGGTGGAAAATCCAACTCAGGCATGGCTGGGCACTCTGGACACTCCGATGACGAGGTTCCGGCAATTGTGTCCACATGCAGAGCCACTTCCGGTTGGGATTTCACCTCTGCCAGAACAATTGGGGGGGATAGGCGACTAGGAGAGCTGTTGACAGCCTCGTACGCCAAAGGGACACAACAAGCATATAGAAGGACCTGGGTGAGCGTGACTAGTTTTTTGAAACAGAGAGGGTTTTCTACTTCCTTGCCAATGAGCACTGCAGCGGTGTGTCTGTACATTGGTTCGTTGCATGAGGAAGGGAAGGCGGCTTCAACGGTGATGTCCGCAGTTTCAGCAATCAGTTGCGTCCATAAATTGAATGGGTTAGGGGATCCCACTATTGATTATACTGTCAAAAGACTACTGCAGGGGTGCAAAAGGGTGGGTGACAAAGGGAAGGATACAAGGTTGCCCATTACTGTCCCTATCCTTAACTCAATTATGGAGAAGAGCGAGGTGGCCATTGGGGAGAACTACGAGAAGATACGTTTCCGGGCTATGTGCACCTTGGCCTTTCACTCATTATTGCGGGTGGGGGAAATGGCGGTATCCCGGGAACCAGAAAACGTATTGCATAGGGGAGATGTCCGACTGGACGGACAGGCATTGACCATAACGTTCCGCAATTTCAAATCTAGCGCAAAACCAGTTACCCATACCGTAGAGAAAGCCAAGGCAGGCGTCCCATGCGCGGTAGAGGCCATGCGGGCCTACATGAGCATTCGTGGGAACGCAACGGGGCCGTTGTTCCGAGCTATGTCGGGGGCACCCATAACGGCCAGGGAATTCAACGAGCAACTACAGTTGGTTTTCCAATTTTGTGGCCTGCCCAAACAGAACTTCAAATCGCATAGCTTTAGGATTGGGGGTGCCTCCCACATGGCTCGGAACGGGGCATCGGACGCTCAAATCCGTCAGGCGGGCAGATGGTCTTCTAACGCTTTCTTGTCTTACATCAGGGTGCACAACTGGTAGATCAGGTAAAACGTAGGGCTTCTCTCTGTGTGCAGTGCAACAGAAAGGGGGAGGTCAGGCACATGTCTGCGTGCAGTGCAGCAGAACATTAACATGGGATCACAGGTGTGCAGTGCAGCCTGGGATTATAAGAAAgtgtgcagtgcaactttcCGAGAAAGGTCGATTTTGATTGGTGGCGGTACCTGATGTGAGTCATCAGGTGGTGGCGCGTACCGCCGGATTGGTGGTGAATGACAGACATTATGTATTTAATCGATGTGCTTTAATTGGgctaaaacacaatgtttattgttttttagaGTTGCCAATATAAGTTTTTTGATGATGGTCTAATGAGCGGATGCAGAAAGCGGtagataaagggaagtaacccggtGACCAGTCTAGTAAAATTTGACAGCTTGTTGGTGAAGctggaaacaagaacaaaaaacagtaaGCTAATACATAGTGGACAATGCCATCTATGATGTGTAAGACAATTTTTGTTCTTGGTGAATTTATGCAAATGTACAACCCAATGTATATGATTATGTCAATCATAGTTCTTGTGGAATTTATGAAAATATTCCACTGATTTTGTATGCATTATCTGCGCTGAAAATGAACGACCTGTGGTGTCGACCAATAAACATTTTCAGCGTAAACTGGCAATGAACGTTtcatgtggttgtggtggtgactGTGGCGCTGGCTGGCGCTGGCTGATTGTCCGGTTTCGGAAAACTTTTTATCTTAAATTCTTGTCTATCCTCGCACATCTGAACatgcaaaaatgattttatGCACAGCATAAATGATATTTTTGGGTGTGAAGAGAAGCGAGATTGTGGTGTATAGACGGTGCCAGAGCACAGGTCATATGCATAACTAATGAGCGGAATGCCGTCTTCCCATTGGCCAGCCGGCCCAAGATCAGTCTCTCTGCCATTTCTGCATCTGCGGTAGCCAGTGCCAGACGTCCCAAACAACTGTGCGAAAATTTTCAACCCCACCGCCATCCCCTTACTCCACCATAACGTAGTTGGGTGGGCGCGTACCGCCGGATTGGTGGTGAATGACAGACATTATGTATTTAATCGATGTGCTTTAATTGGgctaaaacacaatgtttattgttttttagaGTTGCCAATATAAGTTTTTTGATGATGGTCTAATGAGCGGATGCAGAAAGCGGtagataaagggaagtaacccggtGACCAGTCTAGTAAAATTTGACAGCTTGTTGGTGAAGctggaaacaagaacaaaaaacagtaaGCTAATACATAGTGGACAATGCCATCTATGATGTGTAAGACAATTTTTGTTCTTGGTGAATTTATGCAAATGTACAACCCAATGTATATGATTATGTCAATCATAGTTCTTGTGGAATTTATGAAAATATTCCACTGATTTTGTATGCATTATCTGCGCTGAAAATGAACGACCTGTGGTGTCGACCAATAAACATTTTCAGCGTAAACTGGCAATGAACGTTtcatgtggttgtggtggtgactGTGGCGCTGGCTGGCGCTGGCTGATTGTCCGGTTTCGGAAAACTTTTTATCTTAAATTCTTGTCTATCCTCGCACATCTGAACatgcaaaaatgattttatGCACAGCATAAATAGTCACATATCATCTGGGCTTGTCAATGTTTGCACTGGTATCATGTGATTCTTGCTGTGACGCTGCATAAACAGAGCCTAGTGAACTGAAGGCATTGTTTAGACTAGAGAATatgttaattaaactgtggtgtattgtatctgattctgaTGTCTCGCATGAGCAGTAGCAATAGTCCTTCTGTTattatgttttcactggatggaatcttgaatttgaagatgaaggcattgtttaaagaatgtgttaattaaactgtggtgtattgtatctgattctggtgtctcacatgagcagtagcaacagtttttctgttatcatgttttcactggatggaatcttgaatttgaatatacatgtgtatgtgaTCTGACCTGCTATTTCCTTACAATTCAAGAGCAGATTTCActctttctatcacacacacacacacacacacacacacacacacacacacacacacacacacacacacacacacacacaccacattaaCATACACTTTGAAATCATTTTGCATAAATGTGACATGTATTGACACAACTGACAAAGGTTGAATTATGCTGATTAACCTCAAAATAGCTCTACACAGGAAACAAGATAAGGAGCATTGCAAAATTAAATGGCCTACACTTGAAATGCGAGCACACATTTAAACTACCAATAACATGCAACTACAAGCAACACTGAACATACCACTATGTACCAGTATTGCAGGTATGAAGCCAAAGTGAAGAGAAGAACACTTTCACTAAATGttcaaaattgaaataacatACTGTGGGCATGTGAGTCATTAACTATTCATTATGATAAATAGACCTGTGCGCGTTTTTGCAGAAATAagtgaccccccgcgggttagggggagtcccatattggttgggacgagaaagaatttacccgatgcttgccagcatgtcgtaagaggcgactaaaggttctgtttctccttttacccttgttaagtgtttcttgtatagaatatagtcaatgtttgtaaagattttagtcaagcggtatgtaagaaatgttaagtcctttgtactggaaacttgcattctcccagtaagccgtaaggtcatatattgtactacgttgcaagcccctggagaaagtttttgattagtgcttttgtgaacaagaaacaattagctctatcccatctcccccctttcccctatcccatctcccccctttccccgtcgcgatataaccttgaatggttgaaaacgacgttaaacaccaaataaagaaagaaagaaagaaataagtgtgttcaattttgttgtcatcaaaacagaactagttgataatagaaactaactttcagttccactgccaatttaaacactgtattacttgactgtactgatgcagaactacgctggaccacacactcttatttgttccctaaatcaagcagccaatccgtgtcactggaaacattgaacaaggagaatgaacaatatatacctggctgaataagttgataatcaaactgctcaagattctttgttattcacagcagtggatgtaaaacaatcac from Littorina saxatilis isolate snail1 linkage group LG13, US_GU_Lsax_2.0, whole genome shotgun sequence encodes:
- the LOC138945899 gene encoding uncharacterized protein; the encoded protein is MSKRPTKRPGRPSKQPPKRFRDEEAEGEDEMGVKESLTQLLAEQKALRKEIAEIRAAKTPAPEASPAGSTTSTGGKSNSGMAGHSGHSDDEVPAIVSTCRATSGWDFTSARTIGGDRRLGELLTASYAKGTQQAYRRTWVSVTSFLKQRGFSTSLPMSTAAVCLYIGSLHEEGKAASTVMSAVSAISCVHKLNGLGDPTIDYTVKRLLQGCKRVGDKGKDTRLPITVPILNSIMEKSEVAIGENYEKIRFRAMCTLAFHSLLRVGEMAVSREPENVLHRGDVRLDGQALTITFRNFKSSAKPVTHTVEKAKAGVPCAVEAMRAYMSIRGNATGPLFRAMSGAPITAREFNEQLQLVFQFCGLPKQNFKSHSFRIGGASHMARNGASDAQIRQAGRWSSNAFLSYIRVHNW